ATTCTGAACAGATAGACCCCACAGATGAAGAGGTGGTATTAACTACTCTTTCTGCTTATCAGAGGCTCACAAGCACAACAACAAGCTCTGCTTCTTTTTATGTCTACATAAGCTACTACTGTCGTGCCCATCAGATGCACTCCCCTAATCCTAGCCAATGCCCTTTCCTGGTCATTGTTTATCGCAGGTCATCAACCGCAACTCCAGTTTCGAGGAGCCACTACTGTCTATATTTGAATCCGTTTTTGACGAAATACCAAACCAACGCAGacaaagagaggcagaggaatcGGATTCTGCGCAGATAGACTCCACAGATCAAGAGGTATTAACTAGTCTACTCTTTGCGTTCATCACAAGCACAACAACCAGCTCTGTTTCTTTATGTCTATACTTGTCCTCGAACGCATTGTTTCCTaccttactattactaattaaagGTAGGAATTCTCACAATAATAAGAAATATCCTGATTTTAACCTGatagactctaatcatcatccCTAATAATATCGGATCTAttataatttgaaaaaaaaaaaaatccagctCTGCCATTGTGAAAAATactaattttgcatctaaattacacaTCTctattattataaaaaataattcaaaataacaccctaaatttgtatataaattacccacctctccTATTATGAAAAACAATTCAAAATAATTCCCTAAATTTGCATCCAAGTTATCAAAATTTACCATTATTAAAGATAACTCAAAATGACCCCTAGCATTGCTTCTAAATTACCCACCATTGCCAGTATGAAGATATTTCAAAAGAACCCTCTACCTTTGTATCTAAGTTACCCACATgcaccattatgaaagataatttaaaatacccCCCGCAATTATTTTATAAACTACCCACCTCGGTCATTATGGAGGATAATGCAAAATAACTCCTAAGTTCACATTCAATCTACCCATATATGCCATTACGAAAGATAATAAAAAGTAACACCTTTATATTTGTACCTATATGCGCTATtgtaaaaaacaaacaaaactaCACGTAAATACTAATATATACTAGAAAACATAATTTAAAATATCCATAAAGTACactatatattttttaaattatacACTTTTTTTACTAAACATGAGGGGCAAGAAGTGGAGGCTTCCTGTACAGACGAATTTGTCCTCGAACATCTGGGTTCCTGCCAGTCAGATCAAGGCTGGCTAGTTTTCCTTTATTTTCATGTTCCTTACTAATAATAATAATCCTATAATGCTCTTTCCTTGACATTGTTTTGTCGCAGTTATACAGCTGGTGCTCCAATTATGTGAATGCAATATTGTCTAAGATGCGATCTAGTGTCATCGAAGCACAACGACAGGCAGAGGAATCAGATTCTGAACAGATAGACCCCACAGATGAAGAGGTGGTATTAACTACTCTTTCTGCTTATCAGAGGCTCACAAGCACAACAACAAGCTCTGCTTCTTTTTATGTCTACATAAGCTACTACTGTCGTGCCCATCAGATGCACTCCCCTAATCCTAGCCAATGCCCTTTCCTGGTCATTGTTTATCGCAGGTCATCAACCGCAACTCCAGTTTCGAGGAGCCACTACTGTCTATATTTGAATCCGTTTTTGACGAAATACCAAACCAACGCAGacaaagagaggcagaggaatcGGATTCTGCGCAGATAGACTCCACAGATCAAGAGGTATTAACTAGTCTACTCTTTGCGTTCATCACAAGCACAACAACCAGCTCTGTTTCTTTATGTCTATACTTGTCCTCGAACGCATTGTTTCCTaccttactattactaattaaagGTAGGAATTCTCACAATAATAAGAAATATCCTGATTTTAACCTGatagactctaatcatcatccCTAATAATATCGGATCTAttataatttgaaaaaaaaaatatccaGCTCTGCCATTGTGAAAAATactaattttgcatctaaattacacaTCTctattattataaaaaataattcaaaataacaccctaaatttgtatataaattacccacctctccTATTATGAAAAACAATTCAAAATAATTCCCTAAATTTGCATCCAAGTTATCAAAATTTACCATTATTAAAGATAACTCAAAATGACCCCTAGCATTGCTTCTAAATTACCCACCATTGCCAGTATGAAGATATTTCAAAAGAACCCTCTACCTTTGTATCTAAGTTACCCACATgcaccattatgaaagataatttaaaatacccCCCGCAATTATTTTATAAACTACCCACCTCGGTCATTATGGAGGATAATGCAAAATAACTCCTAAGTTCACATTCAATCTACCCATATATGCCATTACGAAAGATAATAAAAAGTAACACCTTTATATTTGTACCTATATGCGCTATtgtaaaaaacaaacaaaactaCACGTAAATACTAATATATACTAGAAAACATAATTTAAAATATCCATAAAGTACactatatattttttaaattatacACTTTTTTTACTAAACATGAGGGGCAAGAAGTGGAGGCTTCCTGTACAGACGAATTTGTCCTCGAACATCTGGGTTCCTGCCAGTCAGATCAAGGCTGGCTAGTTTTCCTTTATTTTCATGTTCCTTACTAATAATAATAATCCTATAATGCTCTTTCCTTGACATTGTTTTGTCGCAGTTATACAGCTGGTGCTCCAATTATGTGAATGCAATATTGTCTAAGATGCGATCTAGTGTCATCGAAGCACAACGACAGGCAGAGGAATCAGATTCTGAACAGATAGACCCCACAGATGAAGAGGTGGTATTAACTACTCTTTCTGCTTATCAGAGGCTCACAAGCACAACAACAAGCTCTGCTTCTTTTTATGTCTACATAAGCTACTACTGTCGTGCCCATCAGATGCACTCCCCTAATCCTAGCCAATGCCCTTTCCTGGTCATTGTTTATCGCAGGTCATCAACCGCGACTCCCGTTTCAAGGAGCCACTACTGTCTATATTTGAATCCGTTTTTGACGAAATACCAAACCAACGCAGacaaagagaggcagaggaatcGGATTCTGCGCAGATAGACTCCACAGATCAAGAGGTATTAACTAGTCTACTCTTTGCGTTCATCACAAGCACAACAACCAGCTCTGTTTCTTTATGTCTATACTTGTCAAGGGCGAGGTGATCTAGGGTAGGCGGCCCTCGACTACGGAGTTCGTAGTCTACAGCCGTGTCTTCCAGTCGCGGAGGTTTTACCCCTCACAGTCGCCTGGGCTTAgttggagaagagagagagagattagatTGGAATAATTCTTGCTTACCCTGTTGAGTGCCGGATTACAGGAATATATGGCCGATGGCCCAAACCAACTAGAGCTAATTGCTCCTAAAATTATGGAACTGAAAAATGGAAACTATcatatccttcctcctagccacGCGCGTCTGGCTCGCCATGCTCCTCCCTGGACGCGCTCGCCGCGCGTTCCGCTGCACGGCGTACGTCGCGGGCCCGCCTACGCCGATGGTAAGTGcgtccccacatgacatctccccTCCCGTCGAGGCTCAGCTCGTCCTCGACCTGGAATGCGGGGTACTTGGCGCGGAACGTCTCAACGTCTTCCCAAGTTGACGAGGCCGGCGACTCGTCCTTCCACTGAATCAAAACTTGGGGCACTCCACGGGCCAGCCGGTAACGCGTCGCGCGTTCAGGCTCGGGGGCGACCGCGCCATGGTGCACGGGTGGTAGTGGTGGGGGTGTCTCCGGCGGCTGGCCCTGGAACTTCTTGAGGAGgcccacatggaacacatcgtgaaGGCGAGCTCGGGGCGGCAGGGCAAGGCGAACGGCGACCTCGTTGATCAGCTTGGTGACGCGGTAGGGGCCGAAGTAGCGCGGCTTGAGCTTCCCAGTTGTAGCCTGAGGCAGGGACGCCGCCGCGCGCTGCCGAAGACGGAGGAGGGCCCAGTCGCCCACCTGGTAAGCCACATGATGGTGGCCCGCGTCGTAGTGGCGCTTCTGGAGTGCTTGTGCCTGCTCTAGGCGGTAGCGGATGTCGGCGAGGAACTCTTCACGTTCCTCCATGGTCCGGGCGACGGCAGCCACCCTAGTCTCGCCGGGCTCATATGACCGAATGGACAGCGGGTCTCGGCCATAGACGACGCGGAACGGCGTGTCGCGGAGGGACGTCTGGTAAGTGGTGTTGAAGACGAATTCGGCCCACGGCAGCCAACGCAGCCATTGTCGAGGTCGATCACCTGTGAGGCACCTCAAATACATGATGATGACGCGGTTAGCAGACTCGGACTGACCATCCGATTGAGGGTGGAAGGCGGTGGTCATGTGCAGCTTCGTGCCCATCAAGCGCATAAGCTCGCGCCAGAACGTGGACGTGAAGGTAGGGTCGCGATCCGACACCATCGACTGAGGCATGCCGTGCAGGCGTACAATGTCGGTGAAGAACGCCTGGGCGACAGACTCGGCGGAGTATGGGTGCGCCAAGGGAATGAAGTGACAGTACTTGCTGAACCGGTCCACCACCATGAGAATGACGGACTTGCCGTGCACTCGGGGCAACGCTTCGACGAAATCCAGGGCGATGTCGGTCCAGACGCCCTGTGGCAcgggaagaggaagaagcagtcCCGCCGGGTGCAAATGCTCGGACTTGTACCGTTGGCAGATGACGCACACACGAACGAGCTCCTGCACCAACTGTTTCATGTTAGGGAAGTGGAAGTCGCGGCGCAGCCGATGGAGAGTGCGCTGGACGCCTTCATGCCCGTCCTCGTGCACCGCCTTCATGATCTCCTGAACAAGCGGCGAGGCTGGAGGAATGTAGAGCCGTCCGTTGTACTGCACCATGCCGTCGCCCAGGGACCAGGGCGCGCCGCAGACACCGCCAGAGATCTCCTCTCGGAGCGTGACGAGGGCCGGGTCCGCGTCCTGGGCGTCGCGAAGGCGCGTGACGAAGTCGAAGCGAGGAGCTGGCAGTGCCAGAATGGCCCCATCCTCCGTGTCGCGGCGTGACAGGGCGTCGGCCACCGCGTTCGCCACGCCCGGCTTGTACTCCACAGAGAAATCAAAACCGAGCAGTTTCCCCACCCAATGATGTTGGGGAATCGTCGCAAGCCGCTGATCCAACAAGTATTTGAGACTATAGTGATCCGTCTTCACGAGAAAGCGGCGCCCCCACAGATAGGGCCTCCAGTGGCGCACGGCGTGGACGAGGCCGATTAGCTCCCGCTCATAGGCGGCGAGGGCGCGATGGCGTGGCGCGACCGGCCTGCTGAAGAAGGCGATCGGGTGGCCTTCCTGGATGAGGACCGCGCCGAACCCGTGGGAGGAAGCGTCGCACTCGACAGCGAACGGTTTAGCGAAGTCTGGCATGGCGAGGATGGGCGCCGAGGTGACCGCCGACTTGAGGGCGTCGAACGTCGCGGCCGCTGCGTCGTTCCAGGAGAACCCTTCTTTTTTGAGGAGGGCTGTCAGCGGAGCGGCGACGGTGCCATAGTTGTGGATGAATTTGCGGTAGTAGCCCGCCAGACCGAGGAAGCCGCGTACCGCCCGTGCGGAGCGAGGGACAGGCCAGTCGCGGATGGCCTGCACCATTGCCGGGTCCATGGCGACCCCTGTCTCGGAGATCACGTGGCCGAGGTAGGAGACAGAGGGCTCTCCGAAAGCACACTTGCTGCGCTTGGTGAAGAGCTGGTGTCGCCGGAGCTCAGAGAGCACGACGCGGAGGTGTCGAAGATGATCCGCCCACGTACGGCTGTATATAAGAATGTCATCGAAGAAAACAAGGACGAAACGACGTAAGAACGGCCGGAGGACATCGTTCATGAGCGCCTGGAACGTCGCCggggcgttgcacagcccgaacggcatcaccaggaactcgtagAGCCCGTCGTGAGTCCGAAACGGCGTCTTGTGGACGTCGGAGGGCCGCATCCGGACCTGATGGTACCCTGACCGTAgttcgagcttggtgaagaaacgGGCGTCGTGGAGCTCGTCGAGCagctcgtcgacgacggggaTCGAGAACGCGTCCTTGACCGTGAGCGCGTTCAGAGCCCGGTAGTCAACGCAGAAACGCCATGTGCCATCCGctttcttgacgaggaggaccggcgAGGAGAAGGCCGAGTCGCTGCGTCGGACGATGCCTTGGTCGATCATGGCGGCGCACTGCCGCTCCAATTCATCCTTGTGGGCCGCTGGGTACCGGTAGGGGCGAACCGCGACCGGTTGCGCGCCTGGCTTGAGGACGATACTGTGGTCGCGGGCGCACGCGGGTGGAAGGCCCCGCGGTTCAGAGAAGACGTCGGCGAAGCCTGCCAGCAACTCGTCGAGGAGCGGCGCGCTGGCAGTAGTAGCGCAGGCCTCCGGTGCGCCGGCCGAAGGAGCGCCCGCCCAACAGACTGCGCGGCCCTTGTGCTGGAACGACACCGTGCCGGTGGTGAAGTCCCACACAAGCCGCCCAAGAGTGGCCATCCACCGAGTCCCCAGGACCACGTCATACCCTGCAAGTGGCATGACAAACAGGTCGACGCAGAAATCAACGCCGTCGATGGTGAGTGGCGCTTGGCGGAGCACGCCGGGGCAGGGAACCTTCTCGCCGTTTGCCACGGTCGCCGTGAGCCGCGGGCGCGGCTGGACGGGGAGCCCAGTGCGGCCGGTCGCGGCTTCGGCGATGAAGCTGTGGGTGGGATCCCGTATCCAAGAGAGCGACGAGGGTGATCCCGCCCAAGACGACCACGACCTGCACAGTGTTTCCCATGGCCACGCCGGTGACCGCGTGGAGAGAAAAAATCGGGGACTCCGTCTCCGGCGCGTCGTCACGCTCAGCGgtagcgccgtcgtcgtcgtcgaccacGCTGTCCAGGAGGAAGAGGCGCTTGCAGACGCGGTTGTGGCCCCGACCGTATTTCTCGTCGCAGTTGTAGCATAGGCCGAGGCGGCGGCGTTCCTCCTGTTCGGCTTGTGTCAGGCGCTTGACCGGCCTGCCTTCCACAGTGACCGTCGGCGCGGCAGGCTTCGTGGCCGGCTGGGGCGCCGGAAGAGCGCGCTGGTGTGGCGCAGGCAGGATACCCTGAGCCGGAGGCTTCGTCTGCGCGACAGAGTACTGCTCCATGAGCTCCATCTAGCGGGCGAGGCTCATGGCGGCGGCCAGGGATTGCGGATTCTGGACCTGCACGGCCATACTGAGCGGAGGCAGGAGCCCGCCCGTCAATAGCTGCACCCGCTGCGCGTCGTCGAGGTGGCCGACGCTGGGAAGTAGGGCCTGGAAACGGTCCTGGTATTCCTCCACCGTTCCCGTGCGGCGGTAGGACGCGAGCTCAAAGAGTGGCGCGGATCGGAGTGGGGGACCGTAGCGCAGATTGATTAGCACCTTGAAGCGAGGCCAGGAAGGGGTGCCCTCGTCCTGTTGGACTTGCATGTACCAGAGTTGCGCCCCGTCCTCGAGATTGTATGACGCCATCCACACCTTCTCCTCCGGCATGATCCGCTGCTGAAGGAAGAACGACTCGCATCTATTGATGAAAACGAGCGggtcggtcttgccatcataccgCGGAAAATCGGGGCGCCAATGCTTCGGTGGCCGATCCTGGTGGTGCTCGCCGGAACTCGGTTTAGGGCCTGACGAGGATGAGCTGGCGGAGACGAGGGAGGCGATCGCCTTGGCGTTGGCATCGACCGAGGCTTGCAGCGCTGCCATGTTCTTGGCGAGGGTCGCTACGGTGGTCTTGAGGTCGGAGTCGTCACCCATGGCGGCAGCGACACAGGATGCAGCGGACGATGATGCAGATGACGGggatgcagcggcggcggctggtggTGGGGGCGAGGCGGCGCGCGGAGGAGACGAGGATCCTGACGATGAGGATCGCCGtgaccgtgataccaggttgtcaagggcgagGTGATCTAGGGTAGGCGGCCCTCGACTACGGAGTTCGTAGTCTCCAACCGTGTCTTCCAGTCGCGGAGGTTTTACCCCTCACAGTCGCCTGGGCTTAgttggagaagagagagagagattagatTGGAATAATTCTTGCTTACCCTGTTGAGTGCCGGATTACAGGAATATATGGCCGATGGCCCAAACCAACTAGAGCTAATTGCTCCTAAAATTATGGAACTGAAAAAGGGAAACTATcctatccttcctcctagccacGCGCATCTGGCTCGCCATGCCCCTCCCAGGACGCGCTCGCCGCGCGTTCCGCTGCACGGCGTACGTCGCGGGCCCGCCTACACCGATGGTAAGTGCGTCCCCACATGACAATACTTGTCCTCGAACGCATTGTTTCCTaccttactattactaattaaagGTAGgaattctcacaataatcagaaatATCTTGATTTTAACCTAatagactctaatcatcatccCCAATAATATCCATTGGATCTAttataatttgaaaaaaaaatccaccTCTGCCATTGTGAAAAATactaattttgcatctaaattacacaTCTctattattataaaaaataattcaaaataacaccctaaatttgtatataaattacccacctctccTATTATGAAAAACAATTCAAAATAATTCCCTAAATTTGCATCCAAGTTATCAAAATTTACCATTATTAAAGATAACTCAAAATGACCCCTAGCATTGCTTCTAAATTACCCACCATTGCCGGTATGAAGATATTTCAAAAGAACCCTCTACCTTTGTATCTAAGTTACCCACATCCactattatgaaagataatttaaaataccaCCCGCAATTATTTTATAAACTCCCCACCTCTGTCATTATGGAGGATAATGCAAAATAACTCCTAAGTTCACATTCAATCTAGCCATATATGCCATTACGAAAGATAATAAAAAGTAACACCTTTATATTTGTACCTATATGCGCTATTgtaaaaaacaaacaaaattaCACGTAAATACTAATATATACTAGAAAACATAATTTAAAATATCCATAAAGTACactatatattttttaaattatatatttttttatgaaaCGGGAGGGGCTGCCCCATACTGGAATTTATTAACGACATAAATAAAAAGGAGTTTACAGAGTTAAGAGCTcatgaagcaaagaaagagacaAAGAAAATCAACAAGATTAGACAAGGGTGCCTAGCCATAGATCAAACAAAGGTTAATACTTATCCTTAGCTCTTAGCTTAACTAGagctagttcattttgaaagGTGGCTTTACTTGAGCCCACCGAGTGTTGAAGATTCCTGAAGATGAAGTCATTTCTGGCAGACTAGAGTGCCCAGCACATAGTCGCAATAATCTCCATAAAAAAGGTCGTTAAATTTGAGTCTTGACCAAAGGAAGTGTTTCCATAAGATCACCCTGAATGAATTGTGCGAGGCCCAAGATATTCCAACAAGACATGGCGTAGGGCCAATGCACAAAAAGATGACGTAGAGGTTCTTCAGTGTCCAAATGACAGCGCACAAAATTGTAATTTTCCAAAACCTTATTTTTCTTCCTCAGAA
This sequence is a window from Miscanthus floridulus cultivar M001 chromosome 10, ASM1932011v1, whole genome shotgun sequence. Protein-coding genes within it:
- the LOC136486101 gene encoding uncharacterized protein isoform X2 gives rise to the protein MPFPGHCLSQVINRNSSFEEPLLSIFESVFDEIPNQRRQREAEESDSAQIDSTDQELYSWCSNYVNAILSKMRSSVIEAQRQAEESDSEQIDPTDEEVINRNSSFEEPLLSIFESVFDEIPNQRRQREAEESDSAQIDSTDQELYSWCSNYVNAILSKMRSSVIEAQRQAEESDSEQIDPTDEEVINRNSSFEEPLLSIFESVFDEIPNQRRQREAEESDSAQIDSTDQELYSWCSNYVNAILSKMRSSVIEAQRQAEESDSEQIDPTDEEVINRDSRFKEPLLSIFESVFDEIPNQRRQREAEESDSAQIDSTDQEVINRNSIWKEALPSIIESIFDEKLNEGRQREAEESESEQIDSTDQELLQQQQLQFQADTPTVVRQQQYRFPAVQPIMLPNLPRSWKKQVETLIQRFEKYRL